The proteins below are encoded in one region of Pelagibacterium flavum:
- a CDS encoding chemotaxis protein CheW, with protein sequence MLDTANAKTANSWAPVTKLPNQPLGAKGVLDIRGSIVQVYDLVTLLGGRGGDSESKRQVVLVVSLKANDIGLLADSMSDIIFAKGEELRPAPKGGRGDAGCVSGLVKNDQRLIIILDLKALLLGESAEFA encoded by the coding sequence GTGCTAGACACCGCGAACGCCAAGACAGCGAACAGCTGGGCCCCGGTAACTAAGCTTCCCAACCAGCCCTTGGGCGCCAAGGGCGTCCTCGATATCCGCGGCAGCATCGTCCAGGTCTATGATCTCGTGACCCTGCTCGGCGGTCGAGGCGGTGATAGCGAAAGCAAGAGACAGGTGGTGCTGGTGGTCTCGCTCAAAGCCAATGACATCGGCCTTCTGGCGGATTCGATGTCCGACATCATCTTTGCCAAGGGCGAAGAACTGCGACCGGCGCCCAAGGGTGGCCGGGGCGATGCCGGCTGCGTCTCCGGACTAGTCAAGAACGATCAGCGCCTGATCATCATCCTCGATCTGAAAGCGCTGCTACTCGGCGAAAGCGCAGAGTTCGCCTAG
- a CDS encoding YbcC family protein produces MLTMTIHAPILPSEAVMRAADRAARAIPPLWPLASSVAVNPFLGQSGESLAMAAARLRLVGGIALTMPRHWYAERLQSGDITDADLRAAFEAAPVVLRPTTLAALKQAALVDRTAPRAIPTVAELARDVSSIDWPGIVNDRIGHWASGYFDQGQALWASTPASGAFAAWRSVATNDLTPEILGLAGFAQGVADAPAEAKEALAICVAHLGLGEAALESYFHRLLTSLGGWGQVARYRLWQAELGGAVDTSVTDLLAIRISWEAALLRQYAAKIGPQLAAAMLAFAEPLVATPDDGVDAILQEAAERAAQRRLHGLLASRPPAPAAPDRPKLQMAFCIDVRSEVFRRALEQVDPGIRTMGFAGFFGLGIGHRRFASDVVEARLPVLLTPGLLTHAGGLTPQTQADDVATRIKARAKRAWGRFKLAAISSFAFVEATGPLYVAKLLRDGLGLTRHAAPNDPAPQPESTLDLETRLTMATSVLKAMSLTRGFARLVLLAGHGANVVNNPHASALHCGACGGYSGETNARLLAALLNAPDVRAGLVERGIAIPQDTLFLAALHDTTTDAVKVYSDDHDALGHAQDLAQATTWLASAGILARAERALRLPRAAAGQDILHRARDWAELRPEWALAGCQAFVAAPRLRTAGSDLAGRAFLHDYDWRHDEGFKVLELIMTAPVVVASWISLQYYGSTVAPELFGAGNKLLHNVTGGIGVVEGNGGLLRGGLPWQSVHDGDRSTHEPLRLSVLVEAPQDAINAILDRHPEVRKLFDNRWLHLFALDEEGRMAWRYVGDLRWDQDIGGTDREHRAAQAAA; encoded by the coding sequence ATGCTGACGATGACCATCCACGCGCCGATCCTGCCATCAGAAGCGGTTATGAGAGCGGCAGATCGCGCGGCGCGCGCCATACCGCCGCTCTGGCCGCTGGCTTCAAGTGTTGCCGTGAATCCCTTTCTTGGCCAGTCGGGCGAATCCCTTGCCATGGCAGCCGCGCGACTGCGTCTGGTCGGCGGCATTGCACTCACGATGCCTCGCCACTGGTATGCCGAGCGGCTGCAGTCTGGCGACATCACAGACGCCGATTTGAGAGCCGCTTTCGAGGCAGCGCCAGTGGTGCTCCGCCCCACGACTTTAGCCGCCCTGAAGCAGGCCGCTCTCGTCGATCGGACTGCGCCCCGGGCCATTCCGACGGTCGCCGAACTGGCGCGCGATGTCTCCTCGATCGACTGGCCCGGTATCGTCAATGACCGGATCGGCCACTGGGCATCAGGCTATTTCGACCAAGGCCAGGCGCTTTGGGCCAGCACTCCGGCCAGCGGCGCATTTGCCGCGTGGCGAAGCGTCGCCACCAATGACCTGACGCCTGAAATACTCGGCCTGGCCGGTTTTGCGCAGGGTGTGGCAGATGCACCTGCAGAGGCCAAAGAGGCCTTGGCAATCTGCGTCGCCCACCTGGGCCTCGGTGAGGCGGCGCTTGAGAGCTATTTCCACCGCCTTCTAACGAGTCTGGGCGGCTGGGGACAGGTGGCCCGCTATCGGTTGTGGCAGGCAGAGCTTGGCGGAGCGGTCGATACGTCCGTGACCGACCTGCTTGCCATCCGCATCAGCTGGGAGGCCGCCTTGCTGCGCCAATACGCGGCCAAGATCGGGCCGCAGCTTGCCGCTGCGATGCTGGCCTTTGCCGAGCCCCTGGTCGCGACCCCTGACGATGGCGTCGATGCCATCCTGCAGGAAGCAGCCGAGCGCGCCGCGCAGAGACGGCTGCATGGCCTTCTTGCTTCACGGCCTCCCGCGCCAGCAGCTCCGGATCGGCCCAAGCTCCAGATGGCCTTCTGCATCGACGTGCGTTCGGAAGTGTTCCGTCGCGCGCTGGAACAGGTCGACCCTGGTATAAGAACAATGGGGTTTGCCGGCTTTTTTGGCCTGGGGATCGGCCACCGCCGCTTCGCTTCGGACGTGGTGGAGGCGCGTTTGCCCGTGCTTCTGACCCCTGGGCTATTGACACACGCGGGAGGGCTGACGCCGCAGACGCAGGCCGACGACGTGGCCACGCGCATCAAGGCGCGTGCAAAGCGGGCGTGGGGTCGCTTCAAGCTGGCAGCAATTTCCTCCTTCGCCTTTGTCGAAGCGACCGGCCCGCTCTATGTCGCCAAGTTGCTGCGTGACGGACTGGGTTTGACACGGCACGCTGCGCCGAATGATCCGGCGCCGCAGCCGGAGAGCACGCTTGACCTTGAGACGCGGCTGACCATGGCCACGAGCGTGCTCAAGGCAATGTCGCTGACCCGTGGCTTTGCGCGCTTGGTGCTGCTCGCTGGGCACGGCGCCAATGTGGTCAACAACCCCCATGCCAGCGCGCTGCATTGCGGCGCATGTGGGGGTTATTCGGGTGAGACTAATGCGCGGTTGCTTGCCGCTTTGCTCAACGCCCCCGATGTGCGTGCGGGTCTTGTTGAACGCGGCATTGCCATTCCACAAGACACGCTTTTTCTGGCTGCGCTGCACGACACGACGACTGATGCGGTCAAGGTCTATTCGGATGATCATGACGCGCTGGGACATGCTCAGGACCTGGCTCAGGCGACGACCTGGCTCGCCTCTGCGGGTATCTTGGCGCGGGCAGAACGCGCGCTGCGCTTACCCCGCGCCGCAGCAGGGCAGGATATTCTGCATCGCGCCCGCGACTGGGCGGAGTTGCGCCCGGAATGGGCCCTCGCCGGCTGCCAGGCCTTCGTGGCCGCGCCGAGGCTGCGCACGGCCGGAAGCGACTTGGCGGGACGAGCTTTCCTGCATGACTATGACTGGCGGCACGATGAGGGCTTCAAGGTCCTGGAGCTGATCATGACGGCGCCGGTTGTCGTCGCCAGTTGGATAAGCCTGCAATATTATGGGTCGACCGTAGCGCCCGAACTCTTCGGCGCGGGCAACAAGCTGTTGCACAATGTGACCGGCGGTATCGGTGTGGTCGAGGGGAATGGCGGGCTGCTGCGCGGCGGGCTGCCCTGGCAATCGGTTCACGATGGTGACCGGTCCACACATGAACCGCTTCGACTCTCTGTGCTGGTTGAAGCGCCGCAGGATGCGATCAACGCGATATTGGATCGCCATCCAGAGGTCCGCAAACTGTTCGACAATCGCTGGCTTCATCTGTTCGCCCTTGACGAGGAGGGTAGAATGGCCTGGCGCTATGTCGGTGATCTGCGCTGGGACCAGGACATCGGCGGAACAGATCGGGAGCACCGGGCGGCACAGGCTGCAGCGTAA
- a CDS encoding abortive infection family protein produces MRIDISGHTIEALAQVISGGPSGFGEPIGIYRTAYELKSWFAAFGLDLDEGPSRVSSVRSTLSRVFLSHWDDELSQRIIERAADPRDFLGDPVRQRAVVDHLNERLEFDGLKLEFDGKRVRLVELEQHSGAVVALTEKVEAIGFDTVKRDVDRALAAATSDPEDAVTAACSIVESVCRSILVDLQGGLPAKRDLSGLYRAVQEPLGLSPTKDGIPDEIAEDVRNALSGLVTAVRSIGALRTHGGDAHGREKGFRRVDTRIARLAVYSASAIALFLIETWEMKHPGEKLARAISSD; encoded by the coding sequence ATGCGAATCGACATTTCCGGCCACACGATAGAAGCATTGGCCCAGGTCATTTCGGGCGGACCGTCAGGGTTCGGCGAGCCGATAGGCATCTATCGCACTGCCTATGAACTAAAATCTTGGTTCGCCGCTTTTGGTTTGGATCTCGATGAGGGCCCCAGCCGGGTGAGTTCGGTGCGGTCGACGCTTTCCAGGGTCTTTCTCTCTCATTGGGATGATGAACTCTCACAGAGGATAATCGAGAGGGCAGCCGACCCAAGAGATTTTCTGGGCGACCCAGTAAGGCAGCGCGCTGTTGTTGACCATTTGAACGAGCGTCTTGAGTTCGACGGCCTCAAGCTCGAGTTCGACGGAAAGCGCGTGCGACTTGTTGAGCTGGAGCAGCATAGTGGAGCCGTGGTGGCTCTAACAGAAAAGGTCGAAGCGATCGGCTTTGATACCGTAAAACGGGATGTCGATCGCGCACTTGCAGCTGCCACTTCCGACCCCGAGGATGCTGTAACGGCGGCTTGCTCGATCGTAGAAAGTGTGTGCCGTTCTATTCTGGTTGATCTCCAGGGCGGGCTACCGGCCAAGCGCGATCTTAGTGGCTTGTATCGAGCCGTTCAGGAGCCGCTCGGACTTTCTCCCACCAAAGATGGCATACCTGATGAGATCGCCGAGGACGTCAGAAACGCGCTTTCCGGGCTGGTTACGGCTGTAAGAAGCATAGGCGCCCTAAGAACGCATGGTGGGGACGCGCACGGCAGGGAGAAAGGTTTTCGACGTGTGGACACCCGGATCGCAAGGTTGGCAGTTTATTCGGCCAGCGCAATCGCGCTATTCCTGATCGAGACTTGGGAGATGAAGCATCCGGGCGAAAAGCTGGCGCGGGCAATATCGTCGGACTAA